The Sphingomonas sp. So64.6b genome includes a region encoding these proteins:
- a CDS encoding LysR family transcriptional regulator, protein MTTRPTAAILRHLPYFLAVAEAGSLLAAAGRLNTAQSAISRRIRLLEQELGGTPLFAREARGMRLLPAGAALLEEAQAILDAAGRAHARIQAISGGTVGSITVGFAEIVTRQPGMLGALEAFGTAHPDIAVQLRPLVSEEQRAELESGGIDIGFLYHAPEEDVAAALTSPRLRFAARPLMLDPYLLAIHTDHPLAGRKSIRLADLGQEPIIWASHKKNPRLYDRLLAACERRGYAPRIVMETPTSDVTMAVVNRAMGIGFVPASLRGHAPPDVAFIQPVDFDMAMQLSLVWRTDPDGELPGRLARFLDDKLSNFANTMVQ, encoded by the coding sequence GTGACGACACGGCCGACCGCGGCGATCCTCCGGCACTTGCCCTATTTCCTCGCCGTGGCGGAAGCGGGGTCGCTGCTTGCCGCCGCGGGCCGGCTCAACACCGCGCAATCGGCGATCTCGCGGCGCATCCGGCTGCTCGAGCAGGAACTGGGCGGCACACCGCTGTTCGCGCGTGAAGCACGCGGCATGCGCCTGCTCCCGGCCGGCGCCGCGCTGCTGGAGGAAGCACAGGCGATTCTCGATGCCGCGGGCCGCGCGCATGCGCGGATTCAGGCCATCTCCGGCGGCACCGTCGGCAGCATCACGGTCGGCTTTGCGGAGATCGTGACGCGTCAGCCAGGCATGCTCGGCGCGCTCGAGGCCTTCGGGACGGCCCATCCGGACATCGCCGTGCAACTCCGTCCTCTGGTGTCGGAAGAGCAGCGCGCGGAACTCGAAAGCGGCGGTATCGATATCGGCTTCCTCTATCATGCGCCGGAGGAGGACGTCGCCGCCGCGCTCACCTCTCCGCGCTTGCGTTTCGCGGCGCGGCCGCTGATGCTCGATCCGTATCTGCTCGCGATTCACACCGATCATCCGCTCGCCGGGCGCAAATCGATCCGGCTTGCCGATCTGGGCCAGGAACCGATCATCTGGGCATCGCACAAGAAGAACCCGCGGCTTTACGACCGGCTACTCGCCGCGTGCGAACGGCGCGGCTATGCGCCGCGCATCGTAATGGAGACGCCGACCTCCGACGTGACCATGGCAGTGGTCAATCGCGCAATGGGAATCGGGTTCGTGCCCGCGTCGTTGCGTGGCCATGCCCCCCCCGATGTCGCGTTCATCCAGCCGGTAGATTTCGATATGGCGATGCAGCTTTCGCTGGTGTGGCGCACCGATCCCGACGGAGAATTGCCGGGCCGGCTCGCCCGCTTCCTCGACGACAAGCTATCTAATTTTGCGAATACTATGGTCCAATAA
- a CDS encoding Rieske 2Fe-2S domain-containing protein, which yields MVEARSHLPIPFGWFAIGISDDFASGTVHTLNYFDTQFVLWRGEDGALRALDPYCPHLGAHLGHGGEVVGNDLQCPFHHWTFDGLGIVTGIPYSPSVPPLLKRACGRGWRVEEQHGVVYTWFHPDKAPPLWDLATAEELDGGDWERIDGRSWRIGVHVQEITENGIDYAHFRAVHGTKSPPEPTWEIKGYQRNSRVTTKMETPRGLVDGTIVVRNTGPGQSYIRFHGISELLVINLPTPIDRGATLLREEFYVPKGLDGSPRRAALGVARNIMFQVEQDMPIWENKRFEPRPILVRGDGPILDYRKQYAQYYAEPVDA from the coding sequence ATGGTTGAAGCACGCTCACATCTGCCGATCCCGTTCGGCTGGTTCGCGATCGGCATCTCGGACGATTTCGCGTCCGGCACCGTGCATACGCTGAACTATTTCGACACTCAGTTCGTGCTGTGGCGCGGAGAGGATGGAGCCTTGCGCGCGCTCGATCCCTATTGCCCGCATCTTGGCGCGCATCTCGGCCATGGCGGTGAAGTCGTCGGCAACGACTTGCAATGCCCGTTCCATCACTGGACCTTCGATGGCCTGGGGATCGTCACCGGCATCCCCTATTCGCCCTCGGTCCCGCCGCTGTTGAAGCGCGCCTGTGGGCGCGGCTGGCGGGTCGAGGAGCAGCACGGCGTCGTCTATACCTGGTTCCACCCTGACAAGGCGCCGCCGCTCTGGGATCTGGCGACGGCCGAGGAACTGGACGGCGGTGACTGGGAGCGGATCGACGGCCGCAGCTGGCGCATCGGCGTCCATGTACAGGAGATTACCGAGAACGGCATCGACTATGCCCATTTCCGCGCCGTGCACGGCACCAAGTCGCCGCCCGAGCCGACCTGGGAGATCAAGGGTTATCAGCGCAACAGCCGCGTCACCACCAAGATGGAAACGCCACGCGGCCTGGTCGATGGCACGATCGTGGTGCGTAATACCGGCCCCGGCCAATCCTATATCCGCTTCCACGGCATTTCCGAACTGCTGGTGATCAACCTGCCCACCCCGATCGACCGCGGAGCGACGCTGCTGCGTGAGGAATTCTATGTGCCCAAGGGGCTGGACGGCAGCCCGCGCCGGGCGGCGCTGGGCGTCGCGCGCAACATCATGTTCCAGGTCGAACAGGACATGCCGATATGGGAGAACAAGCGCTTCGAACCGCGCCCGATCCTGGTGCGCGGCGATGGCCCGATCCTCGATTACCGCAAGCAATATGCGCAATATTATGCCGAGCCCGTGGACGCATGA
- a CDS encoding SDR family oxidoreductase, whose protein sequence is MGQSTAGQLHGRRIIVTGAASGMGRAVAERFAREGARIGAIDLNAGGLADIGDARQALDITDIPALKVAMDSLADALGGIDGVVNAAGILRTAPIEDTDEAMWRRINDVNLLAPAQLCRFAIPHLRSAGGGTIVNIASLGGLRPNATMSAYAASKGGLIAFTKVLAAELAPDIRANALCPGFIATPMTDALYVEDPARRDVTLARLAMNRAGTPEEIAAMALFLTSDQSSFTTGAVLTADGGSSWH, encoded by the coding sequence ATGGGTCAATCGACCGCCGGCCAGCTTCATGGTCGCAGGATCATCGTCACCGGCGCGGCATCCGGCATGGGCCGGGCAGTCGCCGAACGCTTTGCGCGCGAAGGTGCGCGGATCGGTGCGATCGATCTCAACGCCGGTGGGCTCGCCGATATCGGCGATGCGCGACAGGCGCTGGACATCACCGACATCCCCGCGCTGAAAGTCGCGATGGACTCGCTCGCCGATGCGCTTGGCGGGATCGACGGCGTGGTCAACGCAGCCGGCATCCTGCGCACAGCGCCGATCGAGGATACCGACGAAGCGATGTGGCGCCGGATCAACGATGTGAACCTGCTTGCCCCTGCACAGCTGTGCCGCTTCGCCATTCCCCATCTGCGCAGCGCGGGGGGCGGCACGATCGTCAACATCGCTTCGCTCGGCGGCCTTCGTCCCAACGCCACCATGTCCGCCTATGCCGCGTCGAAGGGCGGGCTGATCGCCTTCACCAAGGTCCTCGCCGCCGAACTGGCACCGGATATCCGCGCCAACGCGCTGTGCCCGGGCTTCATCGCCACGCCGATGACCGACGCGCTTTATGTCGAGGATCCGGCGCGGCGCGACGTGACGCTGGCTCGGCTGGCGATGAACCGCGCGGGCACGCCGGAGGAAATCGCCGCGATGGCGCTGTTCCTGACCAGCGATCAATCCAGCTTCACCACTGGCGCGGTGCTGACGGCGGATGGCGGAAGCAGCTGGCACTGA
- a CDS encoding acyl-CoA dehydrogenase family protein, with the protein MNVDYDEDVRALMDHARKLLDARGAIDAARRVLETAGDTHATGLWRELGAQGWCGVAIDDAHGGLGMASVALAGLAEELGRSLAPVPFASSIYGFAQAIALAGSETQRAALLPEIASGALIGTLAFTEGPGTPFAAPPTARVERGRLHGTKQPVTDGAIADWAVVLAATADGPGLFVVGLNDPGVTRRSVSTLDPTRPAARLDFADVPVEPVGRTGDGVALAAQILTRYAVPLAFEAIGGADACLEMAVAYTRTRFAFGRPVAGYQAVKHRLADIYVKNEMARSNAYYAAWAADHDPAVFESATAAARIAACEAYWFAAKELIQLHGGIGFTWEMDCHLFYRRARHLSTAAGAPDWWRARLADQLRQVAA; encoded by the coding sequence ATGAACGTCGATTATGACGAGGACGTTCGCGCCCTGATGGATCACGCGCGTAAACTGCTCGATGCGCGCGGCGCAATCGATGCGGCGCGGCGCGTGTTGGAGACGGCAGGCGACACGCATGCGACGGGGCTGTGGCGGGAACTCGGCGCACAGGGCTGGTGTGGCGTGGCGATCGATGACGCGCACGGCGGGCTTGGGATGGCCAGCGTGGCGCTGGCCGGTCTGGCCGAGGAACTTGGCCGGTCGCTCGCACCGGTGCCGTTCGCGTCGTCCATCTATGGCTTCGCCCAAGCCATCGCGCTCGCCGGCAGCGAGACTCAGCGCGCCGCGTTGTTGCCTGAAATCGCCAGCGGCGCGCTGATCGGCACGCTCGCCTTCACTGAAGGTCCTGGCACCCCCTTTGCCGCGCCGCCGACCGCGCGGGTGGAGCGCGGTCGCCTGCACGGCACCAAGCAGCCCGTGACCGATGGCGCTATCGCTGATTGGGCGGTGGTGCTGGCCGCCACCGCGGACGGGCCGGGCCTGTTCGTCGTCGGCCTCAACGACCCCGGCGTGACGCGCCGGTCAGTCTCGACGCTGGACCCGACCCGGCCCGCCGCCCGGCTCGACTTTGCCGATGTCCCGGTCGAGCCGGTCGGCCGCACCGGCGATGGCGTCGCGCTCGCGGCGCAAATCCTTACGCGCTACGCCGTCCCGCTGGCGTTCGAAGCGATCGGCGGCGCCGACGCGTGCCTCGAAATGGCGGTCGCTTATACCAGGACTCGCTTCGCATTCGGCCGGCCGGTCGCCGGCTATCAGGCGGTCAAGCACCGGCTCGCCGACATTTACGTGAAGAACGAGATGGCACGCTCCAATGCCTATTACGCGGCATGGGCTGCCGATCATGATCCTGCCGTGTTCGAATCCGCCACGGCGGCGGCGCGCATCGCGGCGTGCGAGGCCTATTGGTTCGCGGCGAAGGAGTTGATCCAGCTGCATGGCGGAATCGGCTTCACTTGGGAGATGGACTGCCACCTCTTCTATCGCCGCGCACGGCATCTGAGCACCGCCGCCGGAGCGCCCGACTGGTGGCGCGCGCGACTGGCCGATCAGTTGCGACAGGTGGCGGCATGA
- a CDS encoding long-chain-acyl-CoA synthetase produces the protein MVDKWDRALGPLDDADLQAIFDRRLPIVARHVPSSDFTFADLIEQRAAERGDAVFLIDGDRRRSWAEVEAESRRIAHAVRELGLARGDVCAIMLQNRIEYVTVMLGLVRAGVVAALLNTSIGGAALGHAIRETGARALIMGSECQSSFTGIAADLPRWIVRDGDAAPSDGQVDLLARADTIGDRPIPAGWRAGIVGEDTALFIFTSGTTGLPKAAILSHMRWLMGGDIKVAMMELDERDMFYCFLPMFHGAVIMSLFAAAVAAGGPLVIRRRFSASRFWDDVREHGVTTCQYVGEICRYLMNRPPRDDDRDHTLRAITGTGMSPELWGPFQRRFGVPQIYEGWGATECNTSLVNYENVPGAVGRVIDWARTNLRIVRFDVETETHPRDADGHLILCAPGEAGEAIAKITRSPRTGGGRFEGYTSATATERKILRNVFVSGDEYWSSGDLLRCEPSGQCYFVDRIGDTFRWKSENVSTQEVSDLLGDLPGLEMIVVYGVKVPGAEGRAGMAALIMQAGAVFDPEAFYTLATTRLATFAVPLFVRVWRDPDFTASYKLRKVDLQREGYDPAQVDDPLFVIDHDRHRYVPITPAAVARATGVTVAA, from the coding sequence ATGGTGGACAAATGGGATCGCGCGCTCGGGCCGCTTGACGATGCGGACCTGCAGGCGATCTTCGATCGCCGCCTGCCGATCGTGGCGCGGCATGTGCCGTCGAGCGACTTTACGTTCGCCGATCTGATCGAACAGCGTGCCGCCGAACGTGGCGATGCGGTGTTCCTGATCGATGGCGATCGCCGCCGTTCATGGGCCGAGGTCGAAGCGGAAAGCCGGCGCATTGCCCATGCGGTGCGCGAATTGGGTCTGGCGCGCGGCGATGTCTGCGCGATCATGCTTCAGAACCGGATTGAATATGTCACCGTGATGCTCGGGCTGGTGCGCGCTGGCGTGGTCGCAGCGTTACTCAACACGAGCATCGGCGGCGCGGCGCTTGGGCACGCGATCCGTGAAACCGGCGCACGCGCACTGATCATGGGCAGCGAGTGCCAGTCGAGCTTTACCGGCATCGCGGCCGATTTGCCGCGCTGGATCGTGCGTGACGGCGATGCGGCACCGTCCGATGGTCAGGTCGATCTGCTCGCCCGGGCGGATACCATCGGCGACCGGCCGATCCCGGCCGGCTGGCGGGCGGGCATCGTTGGTGAGGATACCGCCCTGTTCATCTTCACCTCGGGCACCACTGGCCTGCCCAAGGCGGCGATCCTCAGCCATATGCGCTGGCTGATGGGCGGCGACATCAAAGTCGCGATGATGGAGCTGGATGAGCGCGATATGTTCTACTGCTTCCTGCCGATGTTCCATGGCGCGGTGATCATGTCCTTGTTCGCGGCGGCGGTCGCGGCGGGCGGGCCGCTGGTGATCCGCCGCCGCTTCAGCGCAAGCCGCTTCTGGGACGATGTGCGCGAACATGGTGTGACCACCTGCCAATATGTCGGGGAGATATGCCGCTATCTGATGAACCGCCCGCCGCGTGACGACGATCGCGATCACACGCTGCGCGCGATCACCGGCACGGGAATGAGTCCCGAATTATGGGGCCCGTTCCAGCGGCGCTTCGGCGTGCCGCAAATCTATGAAGGCTGGGGTGCGACGGAATGCAACACCTCGCTGGTCAATTACGAGAATGTGCCGGGCGCGGTCGGCCGGGTGATCGACTGGGCGCGCACCAATCTGCGCATCGTGCGTTTCGATGTGGAGACGGAAACGCATCCGCGTGATGCCGATGGTCATTTAATCCTGTGCGCGCCGGGTGAAGCGGGTGAGGCGATTGCGAAGATCACCCGCTCGCCCAGGACCGGCGGCGGGCGGTTCGAAGGCTATACATCGGCCACCGCGACCGAGCGCAAGATTCTGCGCAACGTGTTTGTGTCCGGCGACGAATATTGGAGCTCGGGCGACCTGCTACGCTGCGAGCCGTCGGGCCAATGCTATTTCGTCGACCGGATCGGCGATACCTTTCGCTGGAAGAGCGAGAATGTCTCGACTCAGGAGGTTTCCGACCTGCTTGGCGATCTGCCCGGGCTGGAGATGATCGTGGTGTACGGCGTGAAGGTGCCCGGCGCGGAAGGCCGCGCAGGAATGGCGGCGCTGATCATGCAGGCCGGCGCGGTATTCGATCCGGAGGCTTTCTATACGCTCGCCACCACCCGGCTGGCCACGTTCGCGGTGCCGCTTTTCGTGCGGGTGTGGCGCGACCCCGATTTCACCGCCAGCTACAAGCTGCGCAAGGTCGATCTGCAGCGTGAGGGATATGATCCCGCTCAGGTGGATGACCCGCTGTTCGTCATCGATCACGACCGCCATCGCTATGTGCCGATCACCCCCGCTGCGGTCGCCCGCGCGACCGGCGTCACAGTGGCGGCATGA
- a CDS encoding zinc-binding dehydrogenase, with translation MPVTTRAAIAFAPHQPMELRDVELIDPGPGQVMIRLIATGLCHSDLHVLDGQSHSQFPVVLGHEGYGEVIALGEGVDDFAIGDHVVPFLIPDCGKCAFCLSGRTNLCVEFGARIQRGHAPFLLDGQPVKAFAGLGTFAEKTVVMADMLSKVEQAARPDHICCIGCGVTTGIGAALITAKVTPGSSVAVFGTGGVGLSVIQGARIAGAGRIIAVDRNPAKEAVARVLGATDFIDPAEEDAIARIQALTGAGADFTFECVGIPDLARQALEASHPAWGVAVCVGIMPAGAQLAAQPMSLLTGRRWTGSLMGGAKRQDVARFVDMYLTGDYDLEPLVSHRLSPDQINHGFDMMRSGEAVRSVILY, from the coding sequence ATGCCAGTCACCACACGCGCCGCGATCGCGTTCGCGCCCCATCAGCCGATGGAGCTGCGCGACGTGGAGCTGATCGATCCCGGCCCGGGCCAGGTGATGATCCGGCTGATCGCCACCGGCCTGTGCCATTCCGATCTCCATGTGCTCGATGGCCAATCCCATTCGCAATTCCCCGTCGTGCTCGGCCATGAGGGTTATGGCGAAGTGATCGCACTCGGCGAGGGCGTGGACGATTTCGCGATCGGCGATCATGTCGTCCCTTTCCTGATCCCCGATTGCGGCAAATGCGCATTCTGCCTGTCCGGGCGGACCAATCTCTGCGTGGAATTCGGCGCGCGCATCCAGCGGGGTCATGCGCCGTTCCTGCTCGACGGGCAGCCGGTCAAGGCGTTCGCGGGCCTCGGCACTTTCGCCGAAAAGACCGTGGTGATGGCCGATATGCTGAGCAAGGTCGAGCAGGCGGCGCGGCCCGACCATATTTGTTGTATCGGCTGCGGCGTGACCACCGGAATCGGCGCGGCATTGATCACCGCGAAGGTGACGCCCGGATCGTCGGTCGCGGTGTTCGGTACGGGCGGCGTCGGCCTCAGCGTCATTCAAGGCGCGCGGATCGCGGGCGCGGGGCGGATTATCGCAGTCGATCGCAATCCGGCCAAGGAGGCCGTCGCACGCGTGCTCGGCGCAACCGACTTCATCGATCCGGCGGAGGAAGACGCGATCGCGCGAATTCAGGCGCTGACCGGCGCCGGCGCCGATTTCACCTTCGAATGCGTCGGCATCCCAGATCTGGCGCGGCAAGCGCTGGAGGCGTCGCATCCCGCCTGGGGCGTCGCGGTCTGTGTCGGCATCATGCCCGCGGGCGCGCAACTGGCCGCGCAACCCATGTCGCTGCTCACCGGCCGGCGCTGGACCGGATCGCTGATGGGCGGCGCCAAGCGGCAGGACGTCGCGCGCTTCGTCGATATGTATTTGACAGGCGATTACGACCTGGAACCGCTCGTCTCGCATCGCCTGAGCCCTGATCAGATCAACCATGGGTTCGATATGATGCGCAGCGGCGAGGCGGTGCGATCGGTGATCCTCTACTGA
- a CDS encoding LLM class flavin-dependent oxidoreductase, whose protein sequence is MKFSMIYEAQVANPTPEEERRTLLEMVDQAEALDRFGFDNIWAVEHTGLTQYAHMSTPETFLAFVAARTKRIGIGHGVVCLMPNMNHPIKVAERIAMLDILSGGRVHFGVGKGGSQQEAGAFGYDLAELQPIIDEAMYLIPKIMTQDEIEHHGEFIDIPSRPIHPKPLQTPHPPIYMATTRPDSLRMAGSRGIGALVMGFGGPEDIAEKSRVYREAWNSRKPEDQVGFRPIQHLAALCPTIVSRDRDLARRVGLRGQRFFAEALAHWYQGLPKPTAYDLDADEHLAALKQLEQEKFAVIGEDKISLHTNHGYFEEVKDAYGTPEDCIAYVQRLLDAGADEILFLSQMGGVPHERIMETIELIGTEVIPHFRAQQTAQAAE, encoded by the coding sequence ATGAAATTCTCGATGATCTATGAAGCGCAAGTCGCCAATCCGACACCCGAGGAAGAGCGTCGCACCTTGCTCGAGATGGTCGACCAGGCGGAAGCACTCGATCGGTTCGGCTTCGACAATATCTGGGCGGTCGAGCATACCGGGCTAACCCAATATGCGCATATGAGCACGCCGGAGACTTTCCTCGCCTTTGTCGCGGCGCGCACCAAGCGGATCGGCATCGGGCATGGCGTGGTCTGCCTGATGCCCAACATGAATCATCCGATCAAAGTCGCAGAGCGGATCGCGATGCTCGATATCCTGTCGGGCGGGCGCGTTCATTTCGGTGTCGGCAAGGGCGGCAGTCAGCAGGAAGCCGGCGCGTTCGGCTATGACCTTGCCGAGCTTCAGCCGATCATCGACGAGGCGATGTACCTGATCCCCAAGATCATGACGCAGGACGAGATCGAGCATCATGGCGAATTCATCGACATCCCGTCGCGCCCGATCCACCCCAAGCCGCTGCAGACACCGCATCCACCGATCTACATGGCGACGACGCGCCCGGATTCGCTGCGCATGGCCGGATCGCGCGGCATCGGCGCGCTGGTGATGGGCTTTGGCGGTCCCGAGGATATTGCCGAGAAGAGCCGCGTCTACCGCGAGGCGTGGAACAGCCGCAAACCGGAGGATCAGGTCGGTTTCCGCCCGATCCAGCACCTTGCCGCGCTGTGCCCGACGATCGTCTCGCGCGATCGCGACCTGGCGCGCCGGGTCGGCCTGCGCGGCCAGCGTTTCTTCGCCGAGGCGCTTGCGCACTGGTATCAGGGATTGCCCAAGCCGACCGCCTATGATCTCGACGCGGACGAACATCTCGCCGCGCTGAAACAACTCGAGCAGGAAAAGTTCGCCGTGATCGGCGAGGACAAAATCTCGCTCCACACCAACCATGGCTATTTCGAGGAAGTGAAGGACGCCTATGGTACGCCGGAGGATTGCATCGCCTATGTCCAGCGCCTGCTCGACGCCGGCGCGGACGAGATCCTGTTCCTGTCGCAAATGGGCGGCGTGCCGCACGAGCGGATCATGGAGACGATCGAACTGATCGGCACCGAGGTGATCCCGCATTTTCGCGCGCAGCAAACGGCACAGGCCGCGGAATAG
- a CDS encoding acyl-CoA dehydrogenase family protein: MHIALTADQERVRAATRVYFQGLLGDGKRAAYDAEVATGVEAGPEYRRLIRQMGKDGWLAVGWPVEFGGRGYGPVEQLIFLEETQRARAPYPFVTLSTVGPALMAHGSDAQKRRFLPGIAAGEIHFAIGYTEPGSGTDLASLRSTAVRRVDGGFTVNGQKIYTSHAEGADFIWFAARTDPDRPRHKGLSILIVDTSRPGFSATPIHTVGGMRTNATFYDDVVVDEDMLVGEWNGGWKLITSQLNHERIGLAARNAIGEALFDRVLAWARTPAGNRRPIDDPTIQALLGECEARLHAVRSYNYRLASEMAHAEPSAALASSAKIFGTDTMIEVCRLLLEVLGMGGLYRSGSPAALIGGDVEQYYRKCQINTFGGGTAEVLRDIVAQHGLGTPRVVR; this comes from the coding sequence ATGCATATCGCACTGACCGCCGATCAGGAGCGCGTTCGCGCCGCGACGCGCGTCTATTTCCAGGGCCTGCTCGGCGACGGCAAGCGCGCCGCCTATGACGCGGAGGTCGCGACCGGCGTCGAGGCCGGACCGGAATATCGCCGCCTGATCCGTCAGATGGGCAAGGATGGCTGGCTCGCCGTCGGCTGGCCGGTGGAATTTGGCGGGCGTGGCTATGGTCCGGTCGAACAACTGATTTTCCTCGAAGAGACGCAGCGGGCAAGGGCCCCTTATCCCTTTGTCACGCTGTCGACGGTCGGCCCGGCGCTGATGGCGCATGGCAGCGATGCGCAGAAACGGCGCTTTCTGCCCGGCATCGCCGCTGGCGAGATCCATTTCGCGATCGGCTATACCGAACCCGGTTCGGGCACCGATCTCGCCAGCCTGCGCTCGACCGCGGTGCGGCGGGTGGATGGCGGCTTCACCGTCAATGGCCAGAAAATCTATACCAGCCATGCCGAGGGTGCCGATTTCATCTGGTTTGCCGCGCGCACCGATCCGGATCGGCCGCGCCACAAGGGGCTGTCGATCCTGATCGTCGATACCAGTCGTCCGGGTTTTTCCGCGACGCCGATCCATACCGTTGGCGGGATGCGCACCAACGCGACCTTCTACGATGATGTCGTGGTCGATGAGGATATGCTGGTCGGTGAATGGAATGGCGGCTGGAAACTGATCACCTCGCAATTGAACCATGAACGGATCGGCCTCGCCGCGCGCAACGCGATCGGTGAAGCTCTGTTCGATCGGGTCCTGGCCTGGGCGCGCACGCCGGCGGGCAATCGCCGGCCGATCGACGATCCGACGATTCAGGCGCTGCTCGGCGAATGCGAGGCGCGGCTGCACGCGGTGCGCAGCTATAATTACCGGCTGGCGTCGGAAATGGCGCATGCCGAACCGTCCGCCGCGCTCGCATCTTCGGCCAAGATCTTCGGCACCGACACGATGATCGAAGTCTGCCGGCTGCTGCTCGAAGTGCTCGGCATGGGCGGCCTGTATCGGTCCGGCAGCCCGGCGGCGCTGATCGGCGGCGATGTCGAGCAATATTACCGCAAGTGCCAGATCAATACCTTTGGCGGGGGAACGGCGGAAGTGTTGCGCGACATCGTCGCCCAGCACGGCCTCGGCACACCGCGGGTGGTGCGGTGA
- a CDS encoding acyl-CoA dehydrogenase family protein — protein sequence MTFDDTPEQAAYRATARTWIADHMPAPIDAADAPIGSTEHLEHMRLWQRAKAEHGYACIAWPAAIGGGGGTPIQQAIFDQEEARAGLSSNYFMTGLKICLPPLLKHGSDAQRARFIAPAVRGDEIWCQLFSEPSNGSDLAAARTRAVRVGDGWRIDGQKVWNSNADRSDFGLLLARTDPDLVKHAGLTMFWIDMRAPGVDVRPLRQMNGGAEFNEVYLDGVMLRDDQRVGDIGEGWAVALTTLANERAALGGGTGPTWRDLLALARLVPSGDSVLADDPVFGQQLAGFYTEAESFRLLGLRMLSKLSRGEQPGPEASAAKLVWSNHVQALSAAAVELTGDYGMIDDPALAPLAAAFQARLMWAPGLRIGGGTDEILRNIIAERVLGLPADARADKGMAFRDIPQGTR from the coding sequence ATGACCTTCGACGACACGCCCGAACAGGCCGCCTATCGCGCGACGGCACGCACCTGGATCGCCGATCATATGCCCGCGCCGATAGACGCGGCCGATGCCCCGATCGGCTCGACCGAACATCTCGAACATATGCGGTTGTGGCAGCGCGCCAAGGCGGAGCATGGCTATGCCTGTATCGCCTGGCCGGCCGCCATCGGTGGGGGCGGCGGCACGCCGATCCAGCAAGCGATCTTCGACCAGGAGGAGGCACGTGCGGGCCTCTCGTCGAACTATTTCATGACCGGCTTGAAGATCTGCCTGCCGCCGCTGCTGAAACATGGTAGCGATGCGCAGCGCGCGCGCTTCATCGCCCCCGCGGTGCGCGGCGACGAGATCTGGTGCCAGCTCTTTTCCGAACCGAGCAATGGGTCGGATCTGGCGGCGGCGCGGACCCGTGCGGTGCGTGTTGGCGATGGCTGGCGGATCGACGGGCAGAAGGTGTGGAACAGCAACGCCGATCGTTCCGATTTCGGCCTGCTGCTTGCGCGTACCGATCCCGATCTGGTCAAGCATGCCGGCCTGACCATGTTCTGGATCGATATGCGCGCACCCGGCGTTGATGTACGCCCACTGCGTCAGATGAATGGCGGCGCTGAGTTCAACGAAGTCTATCTCGACGGCGTGATGCTGCGCGACGATCAGCGCGTGGGTGATATCGGCGAGGGCTGGGCGGTCGCGCTCACCACGCTGGCGAACGAGCGTGCCGCGCTCGGCGGGGGGACTGGGCCGACCTGGCGCGACTTGCTCGCGTTGGCACGGCTGGTGCCGTCGGGCGATAGCGTGCTCGCCGACGATCCGGTGTTCGGCCAGCAGCTCGCCGGCTTCTATACCGAAGCGGAATCCTTTCGCCTGCTCGGCCTGCGCATGCTCAGCAAATTGTCGCGCGGCGAACAGCCGGGGCCGGAGGCTTCGGCGGCGAAACTGGTCTGGTCCAACCATGTCCAGGCCTTGTCGGCGGCGGCGGTCGAACTGACCGGCGATTATGGCATGATCGACGATCCCGCGCTGGCGCCGCTGGCGGCGGCGTTCCAGGCGCGGCTGATGTGGGCGCCGGGCCTTCGCATCGGCGGCGGCACTGACGAGATACTGCGCAACATCATTGCTGAGCGGGTGCTTGGCCTTCCCGCCGATGCGCGTGCCGACAAGGGCATGGCGTTCCGTGACATCCCGCAGGGGACGCGCTGA